Proteins encoded in a region of the Suncus etruscus isolate mSunEtr1 chromosome 1, mSunEtr1.pri.cur, whole genome shotgun sequence genome:
- the LOC126002199 gene encoding LOW QUALITY PROTEIN: tyrosine-protein phosphatase non-receptor type 11-like (The sequence of the model RefSeq protein was modified relative to this genomic sequence to represent the inferred CDS: inserted 3 bases in 3 codons; substituted 1 base at 1 genomic stop codon) has protein sequence MTXRRWFHPNITGVEAENLLLTRGVDGSFLARPSKSNPGDFTLSVRRNGAVTHIKIQNTGDYYDLYGGEKFATLAELVQYYMEHHGQLKEKNGDVIELKYPLNCADPTSERWFHGHLSGKEAEKLLTEKGKRGSFLVRESQSHPGDFVLSVQTGDDKGESTDGKSKVTHVMIRCQELKYDVGGGERFDSLTDLVEHYKKNPMVETLGTVLQLKQPLNTTRINAAEIESRVRELSKLAETTDKVKQGFWEEFETLQQQECKLLYSRKEGQRQENKNKNKYKNILPFDHTRVMLHDGDPHEPVPDYINXNIIMPEFETKCNNSKPKKSYIATQGCLQNTVNDFWRMVFQENSRVIVMTTKEVERGKSKCVKYWPDEYTLKEYGVMRVRNVKESAAHDYTLRELKLSKVGQGNAERTIWQYHFRTWPDHXVPSDPGGVLDFLEEVHHKQEGIMDXGPVVVHCSAGISRTGTFNVIGILIDIIREKGVDCDIDVPQIIQMVRSQRSGMVQTEAQYRFIYMAVQHYIETLQRGMEEEQKSKQKGHEYTSIKYSLMDQAGGDQSPLPPGTPTPSCTEMREDNARVYENVSLMHQQKSFR, from the exons ATGACATAGCGGAGATGGTTTCACCCGAACATCACCGGTGTGGAGGCAGAGAACCTACTCTTGACCCGAGGAGTCGATGGCAGTTTCTTGGCGAGGCCTAGTAAAAGCAACCCTGGAGACTTCACTCTTTCTGTTCGAAGAAATGGAGCTGTCACCCACATCAAGATTCAGAACACTGGGGATTACTATGACTTGTACGGAGGGGAGAAGTTTGCCACTTTGGCTGAATTGGTCCAGTATTACATGGAGCACCATGGGCAGTTAAAGGAGAAGAACGGGGATGTGATTGAGCTCAAATACCCTCTCAACTGTGCAGATCCTACCTCTGAAAGATGGTTTCATGGACACCTCTCTGGGAAAGAAGCAGAGAAATTACTCACCGAGAAAGGAAAGCGCGGGAGCTTTCTCGTCCGAGAGAGCCAGAGTCACCCTGGGGATTTTGTCCTCTCTGTGCAGACCGGTGATGACAAAGGGGAGAGCACTGATGGCAAGTCGAAGGTGACCCACGTCATGATCCGATGTCAGGAACTGAAGTATGATGTTGGCGGAGGAGAACGCTTTGACTCTTTGACAGACCTGGTGGAGCACTACAAGAAGAACCCCATGGTCGAGACGCTGGGCACAGTGCTGCAGCTCAAGCAGCCTCTCAACACCACACGGATCAATGCTGCTGAAATCGAAAGCCGGGTTCGAGAACTAAGCAAATTAGCCGAGACCACGGATAAAGTCAAGCAAGGCTTTTGGGAAGAATTTGAGACACTACAACAGCAGGAGTGCAAGCTTCTGTATAGCCGAAAAGAGGGTCAGaggcaagaaaacaaaaacaaaaacaaatacaagaacATTCTGCCCTTTGACCACACCAGAGTCATGCTCCATGACGGAGATCCCCATGAGCCCGTGCCAGATTACATCA GCAATATTATCATGCCTGAATTTGAAACCAAGTGCAACAACTCCAAGCCCAAAAAAAGTTACATTGCTACGCAAGGCTGCCTGCAAAACACAGTGAACGACTTTTGGCGGATGGTGTTTCAGGAGAACTCCAGAGTTATTGTCATGACAACGAAAGAAGTGGAGCGAGGAAAGAGTAAATGTGTCAAGTACTGGCCGGATGAGTACACGCTGAAGGAATATGGGGTTATGCGTGTCAGGAATGTCAAAGAAAGCGCGGCCCATGACTACACGTTACGAGAACTGAAACTCTCAAAGGTTGGACAAGGCAACGCGGAGAGAACCATCTGGCAGTACCACTTTCGGACCTGGCCCGACC GCGTGCCCAGTGACCCTGGGGGTGTGCTGGACTTCCTGGAGGAGGTCCACCACAAGCAGGAGGGCATCATGG GCGGGCCCGTGGTGGTCCACTGCAGTGCTGGAATCAGCCGCACGGGGACTTTCAATGTGATCGGTATCCTTATTGACATCATCAGAGAGAAAGGTGTCGACTGCGACATCGATGTCCCCCAAATCATCCAGATGGTGCGGTCTCAGAGGTCAGGGATGGTCCAGACCGAGGCCCAGTACCGCTTCATCTACATGGCAGTCCAGCATTACATCGAGACACTACAGCGCGGCATGGAGGAGGAGCAGAAAAGCAAGCAGAAAGGGCACGAGTATACCAGCATCAAGTACTCCCTAATGGACCAGGCCGGCGGAGACCAGAGCCCTCTCCCTCCGGGCACCCCAACGCCATCCTGCACAGAAATGAGAGAAGATAATGCTCGAGTGTATGAAAATGTGAGTTTGATGCATCAACAGAAAAGTTTCAGATGA